The following DNA comes from Bacteroidota bacterium.
ACCGAAGATGGACTTGATCATAAACTCGTTTTAAGGAGCAATGGAACCACAGTTTATATTACTCAGGATATTGCCATTGCCAATGAAAAGGACAAGGACTTTAATGTTGATCGTTCTATTTATGTGGTAGGAAATGAACAGGAATATCATTTTAAGGTTTTATTTCTGATTTTGAAAAAGATGGGAAGAAAGTGGGCCGACAATCTTTACCATTTGTCTTATGGAATGGTGGAACTACCATCGGGGAAAATGAAATCAAGGGAAGGAACGGTTGTAGATGCAGATGATTTGCTTGAAGAAATGGTTGATACTGCAAGGAAAACCACACAAGAGTTGGGCAAAATTGAAGGCTTTTCTAATCAGGAAGCTGAATATTTATATAAAACTATTGGATATGGAGCATTAAAATATTTTATCCTAAAAGTTGATCCAAAAAAGAAAATGCTTTTTAATCCTGAAGAGTCTATTGATTTTAATGGTAACACCGGCCCTTTTATTCAATACACTTATGCCAGGATACAATCAATAGTAAGGAAAGCCGGAACAGCTGAATTTTTGTTTGAAAACCTTCCCGATATTAACCAGAAGGAAAAGGATGTTGTTAAGTTAATTCATGATTATTCCTCCATTATTAGTGAAGCCGGAACTAATTACAGCCCTGCATTAATTGCAAATTATGTATATGAGCTAGCTAAAACATACAATCAATTCTACCATGATAATCCTGTTTTGAAGGAAGAAAATATTAATTTAAAAATGTTTCGGTTGAATTTGTCTTTCACAGCAGGAAAACTGATCAAAGATTCAATGCATTTGCTGGGCATTGATGTTCCTGAAAGGATGTAATAAAAGCAGTTTATATTGGTTTTTATTTAAACACCCTTGTTCTAATAAATCAGAGTATGTTCAGTATTTGTGATTGCATAAGAAAAATTCTCATCGCTCTTTGAGTTAAATTTCACTATTCATTTTTCTTAAAAACCGCAAAAAAACTGAGTGCGCTTTATAAATTTTGAATTCGGGTTAATAAAATATTTTTTGTAGATTGTTTTATTTTTAATTTAAAGGATTGGCATTAATTAAGCGCTTTAATCCTTAAAGCGGAAAAAATCGAAGCATTTTTTAACTTATTTTATATTTGTTTAAATTCATTGTAATAATGAATCAGCACATTTTATTAACTTTGTTTTTTTAGAAAAATCACTAAATGATATGTTTGAAAATTTAAGCGACAAACTCGAAAAAGCCTTTAAAATAGTTAAAGGCCAGGGGCAGATAACAGAAATAAACGTAGCCGAAACGGTTAAAGAAATAAGAAGAGCACTGCTTGACGCGGATGTTAATTATAAAATATCCAAGCAGTTTACAGATTTAGTAAAGGAAAAAGCGCTTGGCCAAAATGTACTTACTTCTGTTTCTCCGGGTCAGTTAATGGTTAAAATCACCCATACTGAGCTGGTTAATTTAATGGGTGGGCAAAAATCGGAACTGGATTTGAGCGGTTCCCCTTCTGTTATTTTAATGTCAGGATTACAGGGATCCGGTAAAACAACTTTTTCTGGTAAACTTGCCAATTTCCTAAAAACCAAAAAGAACAAAAATCCTTTGCTTGTTGCATGTGACGTTTATCGTCCAGCAGCTATTGAGCAACTCCATGTGCTGGGAACCCAGATAAATGTTGAGGTTTTTTCTGATAAGGAATCAAAAGATCCGGTTGCAATAGCACAAAAAGCAATTGCCTACGCAAAAGCCAATAAGCATGATGTAGTTATCATAGATACTGCTGGTAGATTGGCCGTGGATGAGGAGATGATGAAGGAGATAGAGCGGTTGAAAAAAACGATTAATCCACAGGAAGTACTTTTTGTTGTGGATTCTATGACCGGGCAAGATGCGGTAAATACGGCCAAAGCATTTAATGAGCGCATTAACTTTAATGGTGTTATTTTAACTAAACTTGATGGTGATACCCGAGGTGGTGCTGCCCTTTCAATTACTTCGGTAGTTAACAAACCGATTAAGTTTGTTGGTACCGGGGAAAAAATGGAGGCCATCGATATTTTCTATCCTGAAAGGATGGCTGATAGAATTCTTGGAATGGGTGATATTGTTACTCTTGTTGAAAGAGCACAGGATCAGTTTGATACTGAAGAGGCAAGGAAAATGTCAAAGAAAATCTCTAAAAACCAATTTGGTTTTAATGATTTTCTTGCTCAAATCAACCAAATCAAAAAAATGGGGAACTTGAAAGATTTGGCAAGCATGATTCCAGGGGTTGGGAAAGCCATAAAGGATGTAGATATCGATGATGACGCATTTAAAGGGATTGAAGCAATTATTTATTCAATGACCAACCAGGAAAGAGATAATCCTGATATAATCAATGGTAACAGGAAAAAAAGAATTGCCGATGGAAGCGGAACAAGCATTCAGGAAGTAAACCGTTTGATAAAGCAGTTTGATGATACACGCAAGATGATGCGCATGATGACTGATAAAAACAAGATGGCCCAGATGATGAAGAATATGCCAAAGATGGGTAGATAATAATATATTTTGAAAACAGCACTCATAGCAGGACCCACAGGATTAACCGGAAAAAAATGTCTTGAGTATCTCCTGGAATCTGGCCAATATTCAATGGTTACAGTCTTAACCCGAAAGAAGCTGAACATCGAAAATAAAAAATTAGTTCAAATAATTACTGATTTTAATGACTTGCAAGAGTCCTTAAAACAAGTAAAAGTAAATGATGTTTATTGCTGTCTTGGAACAACAATGAAAAAGGCAGGATCAAAAGAAGCTTTTTTTAAAGTGGATTTTGATTACCCTTTACAAATTGCCTCTTTTTTAAAGCAAAATGGTGCGAGTACATTTAATCTTGTTTCTGCAATTGGAGCAAATAAAAATTCAACGATTTTTTACAGTAAAGTAAAAGGTGAAATTGAACAAGCACTAATTAAATTGCACTTTCCTAAATTGAATATTTTAAGGCCTTCCATATTGGATGGCGAAAGGAAAGAATCCAGGCCAGGAGAAAAGGCAGGATTAATTCTGTCAAAAATAGTGGCACCACTGATGATAGGGCCTTTGAAAAAATATAAACCAGTTAAAGCTTGCGCTGTGGCTTTTGCTCTAATTTATTTCTCAATA
Coding sequences within:
- the ffh gene encoding signal recognition particle protein is translated as MFENLSDKLEKAFKIVKGQGQITEINVAETVKEIRRALLDADVNYKISKQFTDLVKEKALGQNVLTSVSPGQLMVKITHTELVNLMGGQKSELDLSGSPSVILMSGLQGSGKTTFSGKLANFLKTKKNKNPLLVACDVYRPAAIEQLHVLGTQINVEVFSDKESKDPVAIAQKAIAYAKANKHDVVIIDTAGRLAVDEEMMKEIERLKKTINPQEVLFVVDSMTGQDAVNTAKAFNERINFNGVILTKLDGDTRGGAALSITSVVNKPIKFVGTGEKMEAIDIFYPERMADRILGMGDIVTLVERAQDQFDTEEARKMSKKISKNQFGFNDFLAQINQIKKMGNLKDLASMIPGVGKAIKDVDIDDDAFKGIEAIIYSMTNQERDNPDIINGNRKKRIADGSGTSIQEVNRLIKQFDDTRKMMRMMTDKNKMAQMMKNMPKMGR
- a CDS encoding oxidoreductase, producing the protein MKTALIAGPTGLTGKKCLEYLLESGQYSMVTVLTRKKLNIENKKLVQIITDFNDLQESLKQVKVNDVYCCLGTTMKKAGSKEAFFKVDFDYPLQIASFLKQNGASTFNLVSAIGANKNSTIFYSKVKGEIEQALIKLHFPKLNILRPSILDGERKESRPGEKAGLILSKIVAPLMIGPLKKYKPVKACAVAFALIYFSINAPEGVNIIESDKINSIYNKEKYGIN